In the Chroococcidiopsis sp. SAG 2025 genome, one interval contains:
- a CDS encoding YidH family protein: protein MKNSTNRKSEIDRQREHQANERTFLAWLRTAIALIGFGFAIARFGLFLRQLQTAVTQQPTVADRNLVSSENLGVSLVIVGIFTIALAAWRYNRVFGQIESGNYRPNRLVIWLLAAIMMALGTMSIPLILGRSAPSPPASERDRN from the coding sequence ATGAAAAATAGCACGAACAGAAAATCGGAAATCGATCGCCAACGGGAACATCAAGCCAACGAGCGGACTTTCTTAGCTTGGTTGCGGACTGCGATCGCTTTAATTGGTTTTGGGTTTGCGATCGCTCGATTTGGTCTATTTCTGCGTCAACTTCAAACAGCCGTGACTCAACAACCTACGGTTGCCGATCGCAATTTAGTTAGTTCCGAGAATTTGGGGGTTAGCCTAGTTATAGTTGGCATCTTCACGATTGCCTTAGCAGCTTGGCGATATAACCGAGTTTTTGGGCAAATTGAAAGCGGTAACTATCGCCCCAACCGTTTAGTGATTTGGCTTTTGGCAGCCATCATGATGGCTCTGGGAACTATGAGTATTCCGCTAATTTTGGGTCGTTCTGCACCATCTCCACCTGCATCCGAGCGCGATCGAAATTGA